One segment of Vicugna pacos unplaced genomic scaffold, VicPac4 scaffold_20, whole genome shotgun sequence DNA contains the following:
- the LOC140694020 gene encoding uncharacterized protein: MTSCQVPRPAPEHQPEPTSALFWPDNCLPSAPPVHVSPSTFPRLPSSSPILPPSVPLLSQDPERIAGPPAHAQLLPAGPRVGSSSSEPGIGPNGFSALSPCRPLATAWGRGLWLWKCKLLLVESGKGSRSAEGASVSLIRISAPAVQEFLIDPVLRNSFRVGKISASQNPQFQM, from the exons atgacatcttgtcaggtgccccggcctgctcctgaacatcagccagaacccacttctgctcttttttggccag ataactgccttccctctgctcctcctgtccatgtgtctccctccacttttccccgcctcccctcctcctcccctattctccctccctcggttccccttctctctcaggacccagagcggatcgctggccctcctgcgcatgcgcagttgctgccagctggaccgcgggttggaagctccagctccgagccggggatcggccccaatggcttctcagctctgtcgccctgtaggcctttggctactgcctggggccggggcctctggctgtggaagtgcaag cttctcctggtggagtcgggaaaagggagccgcagtgctgagggagcttctgtctccttgatcaggatttctgccccag ctgtacaagaatttctcattgatccag tcttgagaaattcattccgtgtcggtaagatttccgccagccagaacccacagttccag atgtga